The Glycine max cultivar Williams 82 chromosome 12, Glycine_max_v4.0, whole genome shotgun sequence genome window below encodes:
- the LOC100806493 gene encoding protein LIGHT-DEPENDENT SHORT HYPOCOTYLS 10, with protein MSSKGKEVAEGSSTTRPSHGGDDDHHHNQQQQLPLSRYESQKRRDWNTFGQYLRNQRPPVALSQCSSNHVLEFLRYLDQFGKTKVHSQGCLFFGQTEPPGPCTCPLRQAWGSLDALIGRLRAAYEENGGLPETNPFASGAIRVYLREVRDSQSKARGIPYKKKKKKRNVIKPNGDTSSSNLPMQ; from the coding sequence ATGTCCAGCAAGGGAAAGGAGGTAGCAGAAGGATCATCAACAACAAGACCCTCTCATGGTGGTGATGATGATCATCATCACAATCAACAACAACAGTTACCACTGAGTCGATATGAGTCTCAGAAGAGAAGGGATTGGAACACTTTTGGACAGTACCTGAGGAACCAAAGGCCTCCAGTGGCACTCTCACAGTGCAGCTCCAACCATGTTCTTGAGTTCCTTCGCTACTTGGACCAGTTTGGGAAGACCAAAGTGCACTCACAAGGGTGTTTGTTCTTTGGGCAAACTGAGCCACCAGGACCCTGCACTTGCCCTCTCAGACAAGCTTGGGGGAGCCTTGATGCTCTCATTGGAAGGTTGAGAGCTGCATATGAAGAAAATGGAGGCCTTCCTGAGACCAATCCCTTTGCAAGTGGCGCCATAAGAGTCTATCTTAGAGAGGTGAGAGATTCTCAATCTAAGGCTAGAGGAATCccttataagaagaaaaagaagaagaggaatgTTATCAAGCCCAACGGAGACACCTCCTCCTCAAACTTGCCTATGCAGTAA